A window of Raineyella sp. W15-4 contains these coding sequences:
- a CDS encoding ABC transporter substrate-binding protein, whose protein sequence is MKPFTTSARRLAALVLTAATLATAACSSSATAGGGSGTDPVYFGVSSATTGQYAQYGQQFKEAFDLAVEQVNANGGINGRPVALKYEDSQSDPKQSVTVAQKFVADKDVVLAFGDYSSAASIPASPIYTSGKLVQYGFNNSNPAFTEKGTEYQWSTSITTTANYQWTADYLKKQGVKSVGVTYLNTADWGIPAFQAFKAEAEKVGLTITDAEGVLDTSDDYRPSLTKAVAGKPEAFVHIGYGPDAAKLVTQLRAIGYQGTFYGGQDEKSFDGTPDAAGSIIAAQFIETSTDPKVKAFVDAFKQKYPNEQHVTLFEATAYDALNVAVAVAKQGGPTREGILKGFGEVKDVPSVIYGSITFDPATRRVQDPRLTPTILKDGKWVEYKTA, encoded by the coding sequence ATGAAGCCCTTCACCACTTCCGCGCGGCGACTCGCCGCGCTCGTCCTCACGGCGGCCACTCTGGCCACCGCAGCCTGCTCCTCCTCGGCCACCGCCGGCGGCGGCTCCGGCACCGACCCGGTCTATTTCGGCGTCTCCTCGGCCACCACCGGCCAGTACGCGCAGTACGGACAGCAGTTCAAGGAGGCGTTCGACCTCGCCGTCGAGCAGGTGAACGCCAACGGCGGCATCAACGGCCGCCCGGTGGCCCTCAAGTACGAGGACTCCCAGTCCGATCCCAAGCAGTCGGTGACCGTCGCGCAGAAGTTCGTCGCTGACAAGGACGTGGTCCTGGCCTTCGGTGACTACTCCTCGGCGGCCTCGATCCCCGCCTCGCCGATCTACACCTCGGGCAAGCTCGTCCAGTACGGCTTCAACAACTCCAACCCGGCCTTCACCGAGAAGGGCACCGAGTACCAGTGGTCGACCTCGATCACCACCACCGCGAACTACCAGTGGACCGCGGACTACCTCAAGAAGCAGGGCGTCAAGTCGGTCGGGGTCACCTACCTCAACACCGCCGACTGGGGCATTCCCGCCTTCCAGGCCTTCAAGGCCGAGGCCGAGAAGGTCGGCCTGACGATCACCGACGCTGAGGGCGTGCTGGACACCTCCGACGACTACCGGCCCTCGCTGACCAAGGCGGTGGCCGGCAAGCCCGAGGCCTTCGTCCACATCGGCTACGGGCCCGACGCGGCCAAGCTGGTGACCCAGCTGCGCGCCATCGGCTACCAGGGCACCTTCTACGGCGGCCAGGACGAGAAGTCGTTCGACGGTACGCCGGACGCCGCCGGCTCGATCATCGCCGCCCAGTTCATCGAGACCAGCACCGACCCGAAGGTGAAGGCGTTCGTCGACGCCTTTAAGCAGAAGTACCCCAACGAGCAGCACGTCACCCTCTTCGAGGCCACCGCGTACGACGCGCTGAACGTCGCCGTGGCGGTCGCCAAGCAGGGTGGCCCCACCCGGGAGGGCATCCTCAAGGGCTTCGGGGAGGTCAAGGACGTCCCGAGCGTCATCTACGGCTCGATCACCTTCGACCCGGCCACCCGCCGCGTACAGGACCCCAGGCTCACTCCGACCATCCTCAAGGATGGTAAGTGGGTCGAGTACAAGACCGCCTGA
- a CDS encoding ABC transporter permease: protein MLDTLIAGLLRGNVYALGAVGISLVFGVMNVINFAQFSFFGLGAMLAWFFVAQLGLPFGLALPLVIVICAALGLVINLTVVRPLAQFLPLAAMLSTYAVSQILDNASQIAFTAEFRVFPQVLPTSNLHIGNMRFGTSDLVMLGVTAVVMVAIGAFLKYGKIGQAIRATAQDQEAALQMGIPVGLVQHVAFVIASALGGLAGVFIALYVGVANPTSGLNTGMTAFVAATLGGLGSLLGAVVGGFALGILEAFGIHFFGDSAREIITFAILILVLIVRPGGLLGKVPLISTEPLTGTFLGKGRPLQVPRWVWPVALVVGGIVIPLVAGDYVLTTGTQVLIYAIIAAGFTVTAGQAGVMALGQAGSIAIGAYASALLTLHSPISFWAAIPIAGLIAAIISSILASPIWGVKGHYISIATLGVGTVIVAVIRLAVPQGIYGIPMPSWGDTLLATPRAYYLIDFAVLVVTLLVMWRIRGSHLGKVISSVGSDEVAALASGVRVRDYKALAFAVSAFFAGVGGSLLAHQYTYIDPTIFTMLMSLLVVTIVIMGGVSLPYGAVVGAIILIGAMELLRFTPELRIIVYGLVLILVVRFRPGGILVRNS from the coding sequence ATGCTCGACACACTGATCGCCGGCCTGCTCCGAGGCAACGTCTACGCCCTCGGAGCGGTCGGCATCTCCCTCGTCTTCGGCGTCATGAACGTCATCAACTTCGCCCAGTTCTCCTTCTTCGGGCTGGGCGCGATGCTGGCCTGGTTCTTCGTGGCCCAACTGGGCCTGCCCTTCGGCCTCGCCCTGCCCCTGGTGATCGTCATCTGCGCGGCGCTGGGACTGGTGATCAACCTCACCGTGGTGCGGCCGTTGGCCCAGTTCCTGCCGCTGGCGGCGATGTTGTCCACGTACGCCGTCTCGCAGATCCTCGACAACGCCTCGCAGATCGCCTTCACCGCCGAGTTCCGGGTCTTCCCCCAGGTGCTGCCGACCTCCAACCTGCACATCGGGAACATGCGGTTCGGCACCTCGGACCTGGTGATGCTGGGCGTCACCGCCGTCGTGATGGTCGCCATCGGCGCCTTCCTCAAGTACGGGAAGATCGGCCAGGCGATCCGTGCCACCGCCCAGGACCAGGAGGCCGCGCTGCAGATGGGCATCCCGGTCGGACTGGTGCAGCACGTGGCGTTCGTCATCGCCTCCGCGCTGGGCGGCCTGGCCGGCGTCTTCATCGCGCTGTACGTCGGGGTCGCCAACCCGACCTCGGGCCTGAACACCGGGATGACCGCGTTCGTCGCCGCCACCCTCGGCGGGCTGGGGTCGCTGCTCGGCGCGGTCGTCGGTGGCTTCGCCCTGGGCATCCTGGAGGCGTTCGGGATCCACTTCTTCGGTGACTCGGCCCGCGAGATCATCACCTTCGCCATCCTCATCCTGGTGCTCATCGTCCGGCCGGGCGGACTGCTCGGCAAGGTGCCGCTGATCTCCACCGAGCCACTCACCGGCACGTTCCTCGGCAAGGGCCGCCCGCTGCAGGTCCCCCGCTGGGTGTGGCCGGTCGCCCTCGTCGTCGGCGGCATCGTCATCCCGCTGGTGGCCGGGGACTACGTGCTCACCACCGGCACCCAGGTGCTCATCTACGCCATCATCGCCGCCGGCTTCACGGTCACCGCGGGACAGGCGGGGGTGATGGCGCTCGGCCAGGCCGGGTCGATCGCCATCGGCGCGTACGCGTCGGCGCTGCTGACGCTGCACTCACCGATCTCGTTCTGGGCCGCCATCCCGATCGCGGGGCTCATCGCAGCGATCATCTCGTCGATCCTGGCCTCGCCGATCTGGGGTGTGAAGGGGCACTACATCTCCATCGCCACCCTCGGTGTCGGGACGGTCATCGTGGCCGTCATCCGGCTGGCGGTGCCGCAGGGCATCTACGGCATCCCGATGCCGTCGTGGGGTGACACGCTGCTCGCGACCCCACGCGCCTACTACCTGATCGACTTCGCGGTGCTGGTGGTGACGCTGCTGGTGATGTGGCGGATCCGCGGGTCGCACCTGGGCAAGGTGATCTCCTCGGTGGGCTCCGACGAGGTGGCGGCGCTGGCCTCCGGCGTCCGGGTCCGGGACTACAAGGCCCTTGCCTTCGCCGTCTCGGCGTTCTTCGCCGGCGTCGGGGGCTCGCTGCTGGCCCACCAGTACACCTACATCGACCCGACCATCTTCACGATGCTGATGTCCCTGCTCGTCGTCACCATCGTCATCATGGGCGGCGTCAGCCTGCCCTACGGCGCCGTCGTCGGGGCGATCATCCTGATCGGCGCGATGGAGTTGCTCCGGTTCACCCCGGAGCTGCGGATCATCGTCTACGGCCTGGTGCTGATCCTCGTGGTGAGGTTCCGTCCGGGCGGAATCCTGGTGAGGAACTCATGA
- a CDS encoding ABC transporter ATP-binding protein has product MIDTLPLESDPPVRSHALLEVEDLERQFDGLKAVDGISFTVAPREVVSIIGPNGSGKTTTLNLVTGTIPPHGGRIALDGVRIDHADTARIAEHGVARTFQNGRVFATLSVADNVEVGLHSTLHASRPFRRLSHLFGLRWIALLGELFIAIIGTPASRRERRQIDATVETEIHRFEDRLGPRRDDPAYSLSYANRRRTEIARALALQPKLLVLDEPTAGMNPSETAEVLEQLLELKAAGQAILLVEHKLDLVMAVSDRIIVMDGGRIIAQGPPEAVRHDPAVVEAYLGRRRGLGGVVLG; this is encoded by the coding sequence ATGATCGACACACTGCCGCTGGAAAGTGACCCACCGGTGAGAAGCCACGCCCTGCTGGAGGTCGAGGACCTCGAGCGCCAGTTCGACGGCCTGAAGGCGGTGGACGGGATCTCGTTCACCGTGGCGCCCCGGGAGGTGGTGTCGATCATCGGGCCGAACGGCTCGGGCAAGACCACCACCCTCAACCTGGTGACCGGCACCATCCCGCCGCACGGCGGGCGGATCGCCCTCGACGGCGTCCGCATCGACCATGCCGACACCGCGCGGATCGCCGAGCACGGCGTCGCCCGTACGTTCCAGAACGGTCGGGTCTTCGCCACCCTGTCGGTGGCGGACAACGTCGAGGTGGGGCTCCACTCGACACTGCACGCCAGCCGCCCGTTCCGGCGGCTGTCGCACCTGTTCGGGCTGCGCTGGATCGCGCTGCTCGGGGAACTGTTCATCGCGATCATCGGCACCCCGGCCTCGCGGCGGGAGCGCCGGCAGATCGACGCCACCGTCGAGACCGAGATCCACCGCTTCGAGGACCGGCTGGGCCCGCGCCGTGACGACCCGGCCTATTCACTCAGCTACGCCAACCGGCGGCGCACCGAGATCGCCCGGGCGCTGGCGCTGCAGCCCAAGCTGCTCGTCCTCGACGAGCCGACGGCGGGGATGAACCCGTCCGAGACCGCCGAGGTGCTCGAGCAGCTGCTCGAGCTCAAGGCTGCGGGACAGGCCATCCTCCTGGTGGAGCACAAGCTCGACCTGGTGATGGCGGTCTCCGACCGGATCATCGTGATGGACGGCGGCCGGATCATCGCCCAGGGGCCGCCGGAGGCGGTGCGTCACGATCCGGCGGTGGTCGAGGCCTACCTCGGGCGCCGTCGCGGACTCGGAGGAGTGGTGCTCGGATGA
- a CDS encoding ABC transporter ATP-binding protein, which produces MSTSDLLALDDVHVYYGPFHALRGNTLRVGQGEIVSLLGGNASGKSTTMKTILGLVRVRSGAVRFEGKDITHTSTSHRVRAGIASVPEARRVFPQMTVDENLLAGAYTRRDKAGIAEDLERMRDHFPRLAERRRQEAGTLSGGEQQMLAFARALMSRPTLVCMDEPTMGLSPKLVDQVLDEIVRINKELGVAVLFVEQQAELALSIASRGYVLATGEIVLHGAAAELLDNPQVQEAYLGKAVRG; this is translated from the coding sequence GTGAGCACAAGCGACCTGCTGGCCCTCGATGACGTGCACGTCTACTACGGCCCGTTCCACGCGCTGCGGGGCAACACACTGCGGGTCGGGCAAGGGGAGATCGTCTCCCTGCTCGGCGGCAACGCCAGCGGCAAGTCGACCACGATGAAGACCATCCTCGGGCTGGTCCGGGTGCGGTCCGGGGCCGTACGTTTCGAGGGGAAGGACATCACCCACACCTCGACGAGCCATCGGGTCAGGGCCGGCATCGCGTCGGTGCCCGAGGCACGGCGGGTGTTCCCGCAGATGACCGTCGACGAGAACCTCCTCGCCGGCGCCTACACCCGGCGGGACAAGGCCGGCATCGCCGAGGACCTGGAGCGGATGCGGGATCACTTCCCGCGCCTGGCCGAGCGCCGCCGCCAGGAGGCCGGCACGCTCTCGGGCGGGGAACAGCAGATGCTCGCCTTCGCCCGGGCCCTGATGAGCCGTCCGACGCTGGTCTGCATGGACGAGCCGACGATGGGACTGTCCCCGAAGCTCGTCGACCAGGTGCTTGACGAGATCGTACGGATCAACAAGGAGCTCGGCGTGGCGGTGCTGTTCGTCGAGCAGCAGGCCGAGCTCGCACTCTCCATCGCCTCCCGGGGCTATGTGCTGGCGACCGGGGAGATCGTGCTGCACGGGGCGGCCGCCGAGTTGCTCGACAACCCCCAGGTCCAGGAGGCCTATCTCGGAAAGGCAGTGCGGGGGTGA
- a CDS encoding VOC family protein — protein sequence MTTLPVDHLVFLVPHIDDYADEFARVTGVAPVFGGVHAGKGTKNYLVRLDAGDGNPAYLELLGLDDAQTYVPADATMFRVGRYGPDPRPHLTTWAIHPGNLTSITATATARGIRVGAVEEWSRNAPDGSVLEWSVAIHPDLPLGGLQPFLIDWGTTPHPSTNPRLGTITLAGLRFEHPRPETLARALAGLGLSDIPPIGLGLVPTIIATIDTPHGRLELR from the coding sequence ATGACCACGCTTCCTGTCGATCATCTCGTCTTCCTGGTGCCCCACATCGACGACTATGCCGACGAGTTCGCCCGCGTCACCGGGGTGGCTCCGGTCTTCGGCGGCGTCCACGCGGGCAAGGGCACCAAGAACTATCTCGTCCGCCTCGACGCAGGGGACGGAAATCCCGCCTATCTCGAACTCCTCGGCCTCGACGATGCGCAGACCTACGTCCCTGCCGATGCCACGATGTTCCGGGTCGGCCGATACGGACCGGACCCGCGTCCGCACCTCACGACCTGGGCGATCCACCCCGGAAACCTCACCAGCATCACCGCCACGGCAACCGCCAGGGGGATCCGTGTCGGGGCTGTCGAGGAATGGTCCCGCAACGCTCCCGACGGATCCGTCCTCGAATGGAGTGTCGCCATCCACCCCGACCTGCCGCTGGGGGGCCTCCAGCCCTTCCTCATCGACTGGGGAACCACTCCTCACCCATCGACGAACCCGCGACTCGGCACCATCACCCTCGCGGGACTCCGGTTCGAACATCCCCGCCCCGAGACGCTCGCCCGGGCCCTTGCCGGCCTCGGCCTGAGCGACATCCCACCGATCGGCCTCGGGCTCGTCCCGACCATCATCGCCACCATCGACACGCCCCACGGGCGTCTCGAGCTTCGCTGA
- the proC gene encoding pyrroline-5-carboxylate reductase, producing the protein MSHRLGIIGFGQMGGAIGTGLVTNGALPAGDIVAWDIAAPARHRAQAAGISILGGIPDVCRAADIILLAVKPQDAAGALEQAAGSLAGKALLSVVAGWSTDTLAEHLASGARLLRIMPNTPAQVAAGAFGLSEAATITDTERSDIEHWFDTIGLVEWVPEQLMDAVTGLSGGIPAYIAIVIEALADGGVQQGLKRPVALRLATQAVLGSAKLLLDTGQRPGALKDAVCSPGGTTIEGVRALERSGFRSALIEAVVAASERARQL; encoded by the coding sequence ATGAGTCACCGCCTCGGCATCATCGGATTCGGTCAGATGGGCGGCGCCATCGGCACCGGCCTCGTCACCAACGGCGCACTCCCGGCCGGCGATATCGTCGCCTGGGACATCGCCGCGCCCGCGCGCCACCGCGCGCAGGCCGCCGGGATCAGCATCCTCGGCGGCATCCCTGACGTCTGTCGGGCCGCTGACATCATCCTGCTCGCCGTCAAGCCCCAGGATGCCGCCGGTGCGCTCGAGCAGGCAGCTGGAAGCCTCGCCGGCAAAGCCCTGCTCTCTGTCGTCGCCGGCTGGAGCACTGACACGCTCGCCGAGCACCTCGCGTCCGGGGCCCGCCTCCTCCGGATCATGCCCAACACTCCTGCGCAGGTGGCCGCCGGTGCTTTCGGCCTGTCCGAGGCAGCCACCATCACCGACACCGAACGCAGCGACATCGAACACTGGTTCGACACCATCGGCCTCGTCGAATGGGTGCCCGAACAGCTCATGGACGCCGTCACCGGCCTCTCCGGAGGAATCCCCGCCTACATCGCCATCGTCATCGAGGCCCTTGCCGACGGAGGAGTCCAGCAGGGCCTCAAACGACCCGTCGCGCTGCGTCTCGCCACCCAGGCCGTACTCGGCAGCGCGAAACTCCTCCTCGACACCGGACAACGTCCCGGGGCGCTCAAGGATGCCGTCTGTTCCCCCGGCGGAACCACCATCGAGGGGGTCCGTGCACTCGAGCGGTCCGGCTTCCGCTCAGCACTCATCGAAGCGGTGGTGGCCGCCTCGGAAAGAGCGCGACAGCTGTAG
- a CDS encoding type IV toxin-antitoxin system AbiEi family antitoxin domain-containing protein has translation MRPTAQPSDRLSEIMRSQHGIVTVAQALEEGLPYAAVRRLLRAGAWQRLTQGILLAHDAEPTLQQLCIAGVIRGGAGSAIGGWAAAGMLGLRTEKEPPPLIDVWVPDGCSRRTTGRWRFHHDGQHRLARAAGRPATIPIGHVLCDLSAEMAQGDIIDLVTRCLGTGLTDERALIAVVERRTRLPGRTFLRDLLNDSAGIHSVLEYRFDERVLGAHDLPAATRQASRSGHFHDLLYDDYGVLVELDGRLGHTGSGKFRDFRRDNVSAVNGLVTLRFGWADVVNRPCAVAAQLATVLRRHGWTGRRAYCERCR, from the coding sequence ATGAGACCGACCGCTCAGCCCTCCGACAGATTGTCGGAGATCATGCGCAGCCAACACGGCATCGTCACCGTCGCCCAGGCGCTCGAAGAGGGGCTGCCGTACGCCGCTGTGCGCAGACTCCTCCGAGCCGGTGCCTGGCAACGCCTGACCCAGGGCATCCTGCTGGCCCACGATGCTGAGCCCACGCTCCAACAGCTGTGTATCGCGGGGGTCATCCGCGGCGGCGCGGGATCCGCCATCGGGGGTTGGGCGGCCGCCGGAATGCTCGGCCTCAGGACAGAGAAGGAGCCGCCCCCGCTGATCGATGTCTGGGTGCCCGACGGGTGCAGCCGCCGCACGACCGGCAGGTGGCGCTTTCACCACGACGGCCAGCACCGCCTGGCCCGCGCCGCCGGGCGGCCGGCGACCATCCCGATCGGGCACGTGCTGTGTGACCTGTCGGCCGAGATGGCCCAAGGCGACATCATCGACCTGGTGACGCGGTGTCTGGGCACGGGGCTGACTGACGAGCGCGCCCTGATCGCCGTCGTCGAGCGGCGTACGCGGCTGCCCGGACGTACGTTCCTGCGGGACCTGCTCAACGACAGCGCCGGCATCCACAGCGTGCTGGAGTACAGGTTCGACGAGCGGGTGCTGGGGGCCCATGACCTTCCGGCCGCAACCCGTCAGGCATCGCGATCCGGCCATTTCCATGACCTGCTGTACGACGATTACGGCGTATTGGTCGAGCTCGACGGGCGTCTGGGGCATACCGGCAGCGGGAAGTTCCGCGACTTCCGGCGGGACAACGTCAGCGCCGTCAACGGTCTGGTGACGTTGCGCTTCGGCTGGGCCGATGTCGTGAACCGTCCCTGTGCCGTGGCCGCCCAGCTGGCTACCGTGCTGCGGCGCCACGGCTGGACGGGACGCCGGGCCTACTGCGAGCGCTGCCGCTGA
- the amrS gene encoding AmmeMemoRadiSam system radical SAM enzyme, whose translation MSLHTPGQPFPARWWHADGDGRLVCDVCPRACALADGEAGSCAVRVRDGNRIVLTTYGRGAGFCVDAVERRPLYHFLPGTPVLCLGTAGCNLTCRSCRVWRPETVARVSGLLEEASPRAAAGLATEWRCSSIAFTYNDPVVYAEYAIAVARAAHVEGLRTIAVTAGFLEPAVRRDFFGVMDAAVIELKVFDEEAHRRYAGGSLHTVLETLTHVAHRQGTWLEVSTVLLPGLNDDPGQLRAMSTWIRRELGPDVPLHFTAPVPASRRTGSHPGSGSLPIPPGDRVGPARAREIALEAGLRYVYASPADVVGGCTTWCPSCGAVLIERGSMIRRYRLTSEGRCPECRTAVPGLFGDRAGEAGAHRIPVRVP comes from the coding sequence GTGAGCCTGCACACGCCCGGACAGCCCTTCCCCGCCCGATGGTGGCACGCCGACGGCGACGGCCGGCTGGTCTGCGACGTCTGCCCGCGGGCCTGCGCCTTGGCGGACGGGGAGGCGGGATCCTGCGCGGTCCGGGTCCGCGACGGCAACCGGATCGTGCTGACCACGTACGGCCGGGGGGCCGGGTTCTGCGTCGACGCGGTCGAACGCCGGCCGCTCTACCACTTCCTGCCCGGGACACCGGTGCTGTGCCTGGGCACCGCCGGCTGCAACCTGACCTGCCGCAGCTGCCGGGTGTGGCGGCCGGAGACCGTCGCCCGGGTCTCCGGGCTGCTCGAGGAGGCCTCCCCGCGGGCCGCGGCCGGCCTGGCGACCGAGTGGCGGTGCAGCAGCATCGCCTTCACCTACAACGACCCGGTGGTCTACGCCGAGTACGCCATCGCCGTGGCCCGGGCCGCCCACGTGGAGGGGCTGCGGACGATCGCGGTGACCGCCGGGTTCCTCGAACCCGCCGTCCGGCGTGATTTCTTCGGGGTGATGGACGCCGCGGTGATCGAGCTGAAGGTCTTCGACGAGGAGGCGCATCGGCGCTACGCCGGCGGCAGCCTGCACACCGTCCTGGAGACCCTGACCCATGTCGCGCACCGTCAGGGCACCTGGTTGGAGGTCAGCACGGTGTTGCTGCCGGGGCTGAACGACGATCCAGGCCAGCTCCGGGCGATGTCCACTTGGATCCGTCGCGAACTGGGCCCGGACGTGCCGCTGCACTTCACCGCACCGGTACCGGCGTCGCGCCGGACGGGATCACACCCCGGGTCGGGATCGCTGCCGATCCCTCCGGGCGACAGGGTCGGCCCGGCGCGGGCCCGCGAGATAGCGCTGGAGGCCGGGCTGCGCTATGTCTACGCCAGTCCCGCCGACGTCGTGGGTGGGTGTACCACCTGGTGCCCCTCCTGCGGCGCGGTGCTGATCGAACGCGGTTCGATGATCCGCCGCTACCGCCTCACCTCCGAGGGACGGTGCCCGGAGTGTCGTACGGCCGTGCCGGGGCTGTTCGGCGATCGCGCTGGCGAGGCCGGGGCACACCGGATCCCGGTGCGGGTGCCCTGA
- the amrA gene encoding AmmeMemoRadiSam system protein A — MTGGSDDRSAGGSAADADPGRRVPERTVRDETVPDETVPADVVPDDAGQLLLPLARRAIAEHLRLEAGTTAGVEAESPVPGGQRGDVGVPRAQVLDEHPGWLAAPGASFVTLRIGADLRGCIGTLEAFRPLAEDVRRNAVNAAFRDPRFAPLTAQEFDRIRIEVSVLSAPEPLDDVRSVAEAVARLRPGVDGVILRSGGHRATFLPQVWEQLPSPYDFLARLRRKAGLRPGWDGHTRISRYTVRAWEEE; from the coding sequence ATGACCGGCGGATCCGACGACCGGTCGGCGGGCGGGTCCGCGGCCGACGCGGACCCGGGGCGCAGGGTGCCGGAGCGCACGGTGCGGGACGAGACAGTGCCGGACGAAACAGTGCCGGCGGACGTGGTGCCGGACGATGCCGGTCAGCTGCTACTGCCGTTGGCGCGCCGCGCGATCGCCGAGCACCTGCGTCTCGAGGCGGGGACGACGGCCGGTGTCGAGGCCGAGTCCCCTGTGCCGGGGGGTCAGCGCGGGGACGTCGGCGTACCTCGGGCTCAGGTCCTCGACGAGCATCCGGGCTGGCTGGCCGCGCCCGGGGCGTCGTTCGTGACGCTGCGGATCGGCGCGGACCTGCGCGGCTGCATCGGCACCCTGGAGGCCTTTCGGCCGCTGGCCGAGGACGTCCGGCGCAACGCGGTCAACGCCGCCTTCCGTGATCCCCGGTTCGCCCCGCTGACGGCACAGGAGTTCGACCGGATCCGGATCGAGGTGTCGGTGCTGTCCGCCCCCGAACCCCTCGACGACGTACGGTCCGTGGCCGAGGCGGTCGCCCGGCTGCGGCCCGGCGTGGACGGGGTGATCCTCCGCTCGGGAGGGCACCGGGCCACCTTCCTGCCCCAGGTGTGGGAGCAGCTGCCCTCACCGTACGACTTCCTCGCCCGGCTGCGGCGCAAGGCCGGGCTGCGTCCCGGCTGGGACGGGCACACCCGGATCTCCCGCTACACCGTCCGGGCCTGGGAGGAGGAGTGA
- the amrB gene encoding AmmeMemoRadiSam system protein B, with protein METVRPPAVAGTFYPRDRDALATMIARLLSDARAELPTGADRGPVPKALISPHAGYVYSGPTAARGYVRLEPARDTVHRVVLLGPVHHVPIRGLALPGATALRTPLGDVPVEVPPVLGGFRQVGTDAEAHRWEHSLEVQLPFLQTVLGEFTVVPLVVGQVTPTAAAEVIEALWGGPETVVVVSSDLSHYLRYAAANGVDVATVSRILALEGPLESRQACGASPANGLLDFARRRGLHPVLYDRRTSGDTAGDKDRVVGYAAIGFQEAQPGTGAA; from the coding sequence ATGGAGACCGTCCGCCCGCCGGCAGTGGCCGGCACCTTCTACCCCCGGGACCGGGACGCCCTCGCGACGATGATCGCCCGGTTGCTCTCCGACGCCCGCGCCGAGCTCCCCACGGGGGCCGATCGGGGGCCGGTGCCGAAGGCGTTGATCTCCCCGCACGCCGGTTACGTCTACTCCGGACCCACCGCCGCCCGCGGCTACGTACGCCTCGAACCGGCCCGCGACACCGTCCACCGCGTCGTCCTGCTCGGGCCGGTCCACCACGTGCCGATCCGGGGTCTCGCGTTGCCCGGTGCGACCGCACTGCGGACCCCGCTGGGGGACGTGCCGGTCGAGGTGCCGCCGGTGCTCGGCGGCTTTCGCCAGGTCGGCACCGACGCGGAGGCGCATCGCTGGGAGCACTCGCTGGAGGTGCAGCTGCCGTTCCTGCAGACCGTGCTGGGCGAGTTCACCGTGGTGCCATTGGTCGTCGGACAGGTCACCCCGACCGCGGCCGCCGAGGTGATCGAGGCGCTGTGGGGCGGGCCGGAGACGGTCGTGGTGGTGAGTTCCGACCTGTCGCACTACCTGCGCTACGCCGCCGCGAACGGGGTCGACGTCGCCACCGTCTCGCGGATCCTGGCGCTGGAGGGGCCACTGGAGTCCCGTCAGGCCTGCGGCGCCTCGCCGGCGAACGGGCTGCTCGACTTCGCCCGGCGTCGTGGCCTGCACCCGGTGCTGTACGACCGGCGGACCTCGGGCGACACCGCCGGTGACAAGGACCGTGTGGTGGGCTACGCGGCGATCGGCTTCCAGGAGGCGCAGCCGGGGACCGGGGCCGCATGA
- a CDS encoding MFS transporter has translation MAAVQDSAAQVSAWAPLRRPVFRTLWLAQLGSNVGGWMQTVAAQWFLVQSGSGSPSPSPTPCPRGRRRPSSPPPIGSATAAAGPGRSPSLERSAESADRFREQFRVRSWSEFTASRTERWTGSDAEALATLVDAATDVQEEHYFPAPVTRAGRATTSA, from the coding sequence ATGGCGGCAGTGCAGGACAGCGCGGCGCAGGTGTCCGCCTGGGCCCCGTTGCGGCGGCCGGTGTTCCGCACGCTCTGGCTCGCCCAGCTCGGCTCGAATGTCGGCGGGTGGATGCAGACCGTCGCCGCCCAGTGGTTCCTGGTCCAGTCCGGGTCCGGGTCACCGTCGCCATCACCTACACCGTGCCCGCGGGGGCGCAGGAGGCCTTCCTCGCCGCCGCCGATCGGGTCCGCGACAGCCGCCGCCGGACCGGGGCGGTCTCCGAGCCTCGAGCGATCGGCCGAATCCGCCGACCGGTTCCGGGAGCAGTTCCGGGTCCGGTCGTGGAGCGAGTTCACCGCGAGTCGCACCGAGCGGTGGACCGGCTCGGACGCCGAGGCCCTCGCGACGCTCGTCGACGCCGCCACGGACGTCCAGGAGGAGCACTACTTCCCGGCCCCGGTCACCCGCGCCGGACGGGCGACCACGTCGGCCTGA
- the trxA gene encoding thioredoxin encodes MSSNVITCPSCGTRNRVPAAAKGVPQCSQCHQPLPWIATADDETLQRVIESSTVPVVLDLWAPWCGPCRMVSPALETLARERAGRLKLVKVNVDNAPRTQARYAVQSIPTLLIFDKGKQLARQTGALPLNRLRAWLDRSLKG; translated from the coding sequence ATGAGCAGCAACGTCATCACCTGCCCATCGTGCGGCACCCGCAACCGGGTGCCGGCCGCCGCCAAGGGCGTCCCGCAGTGTTCCCAATGTCATCAGCCGCTGCCGTGGATCGCCACCGCCGATGACGAGACCCTCCAGCGGGTGATCGAGTCCTCGACGGTGCCGGTCGTCCTCGACCTCTGGGCGCCGTGGTGCGGCCCGTGCCGGATGGTGTCGCCGGCGCTCGAGACCTTGGCCCGGGAGCGGGCCGGGCGATTGAAGCTGGTCAAGGTGAACGTCGACAATGCGCCGCGCACCCAGGCCAGGTACGCCGTGCAGTCGATCCCGACGTTGTTGATCTTCGACAAGGGCAAGCAGCTGGCCCGGCAGACCGGTGCGCTGCCGCTGAACCGGCTGCGCGCCTGGCTGGACCGGTCGCTGAAGGGCTGA